The genomic interval GGCTTTGATGGATGCACAACACTGAGTTGGAGCTGGCAAAACAGAACGGAAGTGGCTCGCGTGCAGGAAGTGCCAGCATGGGTCAGAAGGAGGCGGCGGAGCAGTTGGTATAGTAGGCGGAGTAGGTGAGTAGGTGACCAGGTGAGAAAAGTCTGCACATTAGCCATGTTTACAACGTGCAGTtttttgcaacatttgcaGCTCTGATCATGATAtagtatattaataatttattcatttggGTTTTCGGTTAATTGTCGAACCACAAGAGAATTAAAACCAAAATACAAACTTCAAGTTTGGCGTCGATTTTGCAATGCGGCGTCTTCACGCCTCGCCGGCCAGCTGACCAAGATTCTTGGCAGAATAAATCATGGCTATAATTacattatattaaattaatatttaagtaCTGTgccagttttgtttttactccAACTGCAACTCCAACTTCGAGTTCAACTTTAATTAACTGCAAAAGCAAACAGTGCACAACGAAAATCTTATGAAATACGCAATTAGACTTGATTTTtactataataaatatatgtatgtacaaacaaGTCAAgtctttgctttggcaaaagCTACAAATACACAGCAAAAGTTCtggattttttttgagtgaattaatatttacataaaataaatggcTTGATTAGCTTGataatacaatttataaataataataataagataatattttcatttatttgtacacataaatattaacaGACTTAAATATTATACGCAGAGGAAGCAAAGAATCCAACAAAGATCAGATTAATTTGATGGGAATACGAAATTGGGCTAATTTCAAAGTCAACTTTCGCGTTTAGCATGAACTTATGGAACTTTTGACACGGATACATAAAGTTAAAAACCAACATATAAGAAAagtaaaaatgaaaacaattcgTGGACGGAactcttgtttattttgtcaGTAAAACGTATTCAATTAAATACGTTTCTGCATTTAcatctatttattttgtttattttataacaaaataaaaaaaatcgaaaaatctTATCTAAAGCATATTTGCGATAGTTAATCAATTTATGATTTGAGGCCAACTTGTGTTGCGATTCATTTCCATGCGCTCCTTTTCGTTGTCAAGTTCGTGGTGCTTCTTAATGGCACACACGTTGCTTGGCCTAAAACTGGCCAACAACAGTTAAAGCCGAAAAGTGCGACGCGACTGCAATTAATTTACTTATAATGCAGTATTCTAAAGGCAGACGActgacaacagcaacggcaaacTCTGGCGCGGGATCTAGTCAACAATGTTGTGCCAAAGGGGGGAGGGTGGGGAGTGGTCTTGGGTAGGAGAGACGCCTGCTGGCGCTGTTGGTCAGCGACAAGTGACCTCATTTTTATTGGAACCTCTCGGCAAGTTGCGTGGCACGGCCAGTTGTAcgtgttgtggctgttgttgttgttgttgttgttgttgcttgttctACTTTGAAATTTCACTTTTCAAAtatgaatgtgtgcgtgtgtgtgtgagtgtaggtagaaaaaataaaaataattaataaactaaataaaagcaTGCGAGCATTTCGGTGCGTGCGCCAATCAAAATTTGTGCCACGCACATTGGCTTCAGAAAAGTGCACAATCAATGCAAGTTTGTTGCTTAAGTCTTTTGAAttgaaatgcaacaacaacaacaacgaacaacAAAAGTGCCCGCCACGAAATATGTCGACAATATTTAGGCACAGGGCAACCGAAgagcaaccacaacaacagacaacagacaacaacaacaacaacaacaacagaaaacaacaacattgacaATTTAACCTCAAACTTCAAAGTGTCACTGTCATGGCCCTTTTTACTACTctcagcgactgcgactgcggccacgactgcaactgcgactgcgaccgTGTTGCAGCTATAACCTGTTGGCAATTCAGTTTATGACTTTTTGCGCCGCACACTGTAACCAGTGCGCATAAACTGACCCGGCAAGCGTTATTTTATAGCAAGGCAAAGCTTTCACCATGACTGCAGCCCACTGTGCAGACcgcagtcgctgccgctgctgctgctgctgctgttgctgctgtggcgtCAACATCGCACGTATTGCCACGAAAAGTGGGTCAGCATGAAACGAGCCAGAAAtgtagaagaagaaaaaacaaaaacaaaaaatacagcagcagccacaataacaacagcaacaacaactaaaaagcAAATCACGCTGACGACTCGAGACgagctcttgttgttgttgttgttgttgttgttgtttcgtcTGAAGAAAGCATTAAAGCCGCTTGGAGCGAGCGGGATGGCAAGAGATGCAAAGCAACTTGTGTTGCTGCTGGGGCAGCAGTtgtaaatttaagttttttttttgggtttggcCATTTGGAATTTATGCTTGTGATATTTTCTTAGTGATAGACTCTGCATTAGCATATTATcaacaacatttataaattcGTTAATTTCCTGATTAAATCACTTCATTCATTTGAGAACGTGTTCAACACAATAGgtataaatcaaaattatcTTTTTAAAGGCATAATTACAATAGCGCCACCGTCTGTAAAGCGCCATCTATTGGTCATGGTTTCTTTGAATTGACAGTGTTGGTTAACTGTGGCATGGTGTTTTATTCAGGGCTACTTTGAAACAATCAATCGTCCAGCCACCACAATCCGTCGCCGATAGTCTTGCTGCTCTAaaattcttttttgtttatacttGAAAAGCATTAGTATCtttgtaaaattaaaatatgttaaatggaCAAATTACACACAGCTATGTGGGCAACACGTGCAGCGTTGTGATACCACATCCACATGtcaaagaaaaaccaaagtccACGCCATCACCTGAGCAATCGGAGGCCTGTTGTGAGCGAGgggctgtggctgttgaggcggaggcggcggcgacggcgacagttGCTGCAGTACATGTGAATTTGGATCGCATAAGGAACGTCGACATATTTATTGGCGACAACGATTTGTACTTTTACGCCGATGTCAAGCTATACAAGTGAGTCATGCCTCAtcaatatgtgtgtatgtaattTACCCAACGTTTATCGCAATCTCCTACGCAGATTCCATAGCCGTCGCACTTTCGACTTGAGGGGCCTGAAAACGTTGTATGTCAAATATGACACGACCGAGAACTGCTACCAGCTATATTTGCGCTGCCTTCCGCCCGTTGCCATTGTGGGTAGCGGCAGTGCAGCTGGCAGCGCCGTGACACCGAAACCAAAGACAGCGCGTAAGGAGTATATCGCCGCGTTTCTCAACCTGCCCTCGCTGGCGGATACCCTGCAGGACAAGGAGCCGCTGGTGCATGAGTGGAAACTGAAGCGCATCACCGAACAGTGCCAATTGCAGCTTGATGCCCACGAGCGCACCTACAAGATGACCAGCAATTTTTGCTATGGCTACGCCAGTCGATACAATGGTCCGCTCCAGACTAGTGAGGTAAGTTCTTGCTAGCTTATACAAAGCAGTTGGAAAATCCCATTGTCAATCATTGCAGCTGGACAAGTCAACGTGCCGTGTTCCAGAGCCAGATCGGCTCAGTCCCCTACAACGACGTCTAGAGCGTGTCGCGGACGAGATGAAGCGCTTTTCGCGCGAACAGTACAAAATGAACTTTGTGGAGTTGCAGGTACCAGCTGGGCATCAGAACCCGCTGCGCTACAAGCCCAAAATCTACGAAACGTCCATGACACAGGAGCAGGCGCATTTGTTGCACAATCTATGCAGCCGCTCAGACACCACTGAAGAGTCCACAGCGACGGCCTCGTTCCAGTCCAGCCAACCCGATCGCCGAGTGCAGAACGAAATAGACTGTGGCCTCATCAGCATTGTGCTGGCCATATGCTACGATGTGCGCACCACCAACAACGAGCCCACTTGTGAATCAGGCTGGACGCGCAGCATATTGTGTCCGCTGTTCTGCTACTTTGAGCAATTCGACAACTATCGGGATGTCCTGGTGGCGTTTCTGCGCCGCGTTATCACCTATCCGTTGTATCGAAACTTCGAATTGGGACGACAATGCATTAGGGATGCCATCGAAGTACTGAAGGGTGGACGAAACTGGCTGATcagtcagctgctgctgacccACCAGCAGTTCGCCAGTGGCGAGCCATGTCGCGATAGTTTCAACAACTATTATCTGGAGGACTATATACGGTACATAAGCAACGCGACGGTGTGCAGCGATGAGCATCTCCGTCTATTGGCGCGCAATGTGAAGAATGTGCTAATGGATGTGACAAAGCGGCAATTGGATCTAGGTGTCATCGAAATAGAGACTGAACTGATTCAGGAGCTGATGCAGGAGATGCGCATCGATgcgggcagcggcagcgagtCGCCGTCGCAACAGCAGAGCAACCATGGTGACGatgatatggatatggataacGATACATCCGGCCAAGAAGATGAGACGACGACCGACGATGATAGCGTTATAACCGACTCGTTCGATAGCATGGACTTGCGTTTGATTGAAAACGATGTGTATGCCGTTGACGAAGACAACGAAGGAGATGCCGATGATGGCGAAGAGGAGCAATCGGAGGTGGACGATGATGACCACGATAGCAACTCGTCAACAACCACAACCAGCGACGCTGAGGGCAACAGCGTCATCGAGCAGTGCACCAGCAACAGCGAGGCTGCCGCCAGCATTAGTGCCAgcgccagcaccagcaccaagTAGACGTAGACATTGCCAAAGTTCCATGTTGTCTCTCCTGCCATGTCTAAGCCAACCAAGCAACCAACTAACACAGCAAAATACCAACTTAATGTCAAAGAACGGAGGCTAAACAGTGATTACTTTAATGCGAAAGCGAGATACGAAAGTAAAATAcagaaacgaaaacaaaacaaaacaaatacaaaaaaaaaaaaaaaaaaaaaacacaaaaaaagaaacaacgcAAACTGTAAATTTTTAAcacaaactaaaaacaaacccatttaaatattaatgtgTACAAGAATTTTAAAGCaaaccacaaagaaattgttCATGCCAAATGCGAAagaatatttgcatatacatttacatttatatacatatatttttttccccctttttgctctaatattatttgttttaacaCATAAATCAAAAGCCCCAGCATTTAGCGTGGCATTAGTGTAcgaaatttttgaattttgaattCTTCAAACCAAAATCTAGTTGtgcattttgtatatacacacatacatatatagatacatatatatatatatatatatatatacatacgtatttaagtatatatgttgTTGGTGCTGCAAGCAAATTGAAGTAAAATATGTAATCGAAAACTTATGAGGCAAAGTCATCTAAAAGTTACCAGTTTAATGTCACAAAAATCATGGCCAaacaaatgatatatatatatatttttcttaatattttatcAAGCATTTCAATGTTAATGCGGCCCAAAAAAAGGTTtggttacaaaaaaaaaaaaaaagttaaaggaATATGTGATTTTTgaaacttaatgaatacggAAATTCGGCAAattttttgcatgtttttatttctcttaCTACAAACAATAAAGaactaaaacaataaaattgataaatacatttaaactGGGAAAATTGTAGCCATAATTAGCTGATAATGGAACGAAATAATAAGTATTTCCATAatcaacaattaaaaaaaaaaaaaaaataatgtggcctgataaagaaaaacgaacggtataattttaatattttatttattgataaggTTTGCATATCTCTGTACGTTTACAagctaatttaaatatttatggacTGTTACTT from Drosophila virilis strain 15010-1051.87 chromosome 2, Dvir_AGI_RSII-ME, whole genome shotgun sequence carries:
- the LOC6631231 gene encoding protein SHQ1 homolog, which codes for MLNGQITHSYVGNTCSVVIPHPHVKEKPKSTPSPEQSEACCERGAVAVEAEAAATATVAAVHVNLDRIRNVDIFIGDNDLYFYADVKLYKFHSRRTFDLRGLKTLYVKYDTTENCYQLYLRCLPPVAIVGSGSAAGSAVTPKPKTARKEYIAAFLNLPSLADTLQDKEPLVHEWKLKRITEQCQLQLDAHERTYKMTSNFCYGYASRYNGPLQTSELDKSTCRVPEPDRLSPLQRRLERVADEMKRFSREQYKMNFVELQVPAGHQNPLRYKPKIYETSMTQEQAHLLHNLCSRSDTTEESTATASFQSSQPDRRVQNEIDCGLISIVLAICYDVRTTNNEPTCESGWTRSILCPLFCYFEQFDNYRDVLVAFLRRVITYPLYRNFELGRQCIRDAIEVLKGGRNWLISQLLLTHQQFASGEPCRDSFNNYYLEDYIRYISNATVCSDEHLRLLARNVKNVLMDVTKRQLDLGVIEIETELIQELMQEMRIDAGSGSESPSQQQSNHGDDDMDMDNDTSGQEDETTTDDDSVITDSFDSMDLRLIENDVYAVDEDNEGDADDGEEEQSEVDDDDHDSNSSTTTTSDAEGNSVIEQCTSNSEAAASISASASTSTK